The following proteins come from a genomic window of Leguminivora glycinivorella isolate SPB_JAAS2020 chromosome 6, LegGlyc_1.1, whole genome shotgun sequence:
- the LOC125227581 gene encoding uncharacterized protein LOC125227581: MEKLHYKPAAAAKIVKTCCVLDNIANKANCELPPLNRHEEQEQQQEQRLAAEFDARQQNADIYLAMAPDRCWLNKELQLGRAARQALVRQLANYECGAPCYY; the protein is encoded by the coding sequence ATGGAGAAACTGCACTACAAGCCAGCAGCGGCAGCTAAGATCGTTAAAACGTGTTGTGTGCTTGACAATATAGCTAACAAAGCGAATTGTGAACTGCCTCCGCTGAACCGACACGAAGAACAGGAGCAGCAGCAGGAGCAGAGATTAGCGGCGGAGTTTGACGCCCGTCAGCAGAATgctgatatttatttggcaatggCTCCTGACAGGTGTTGGCTAAACAAAGAGCTGCAGCTGGGTCGCGCTGCTCGTCAAGCGCTTGTCCGGCAGTTAGCAAATTAT